From Pagrus major chromosome 2, Pma_NU_1.0, one genomic window encodes:
- the LOC141012570 gene encoding claudin-4: MYSAGVEILGMILAVAGWLGVMVACGLPMWRVAAYIGQNIVISQVIWEGLWMNCSVQSTGQMHCKVHDSMLGLPMDLQAARALVIVSMVLCIVGIGLSVAGAKCTNCSRDVSSKPRLVVSAGVTFVVAGLLLLVAVSWTAHAIVIGFYDPMLEETGKREFGNALYFGWAASCLLILGGALLCCSCPQTAATAPSGGGSVPPRVNYTPVKTMSVNGYTRRDYV, encoded by the coding sequence ATGTACTCTGCAGGCGTGGAGATCCTCGGGATGATCCTGGCCGTGGCCGGCTGGCTAGGGGTAATGGTGGCCTGCGGCCTGCCCATGTGGCGGGTGGCCGCCTACATCGGTCAGAACATTGTCATCTCCCAGGTGATCTGGGAAGGCTTGTGGATGAACTGCTCGGTGCAGAGCACAGGCCAGATGCACTGCAAAGTACACGACTCCATGCTGGGGCTGCCGATGGACCTGCAGGCAGCCCGTGCCCTGGTCATCGTCTCCATGGTACTGTGCATTGTGGGCATTGGGCTGTCGGTGGCTGGTGCCAAGTGCACCAACTGTAGCCGAGATGTGAGCAGTAAACCTCGGCTCGTGGTATCTGCTGGAGTCACCTTTGTGGTGGCTGGACTGCTGCTGTTGGTGGCCGTGTCCTGGACTGCGCACGCCATCGTCATAGGCTTTTACGACCCGATGCTGGAGGAGACGGGGAAGAGGGAGTTTGGTAATGCTCTGTACTTTGGATGGGCTGCGTCCTGCCTGCTCATCCTAGGGGGAGCCCTGCTCTGTTGCTCTTGCCCACAGACAGCAGCTACAGCGCCGAGTGGTGGTGGCTCCGTGCCTCCCCGGGTGAACTACACACCCGTCAAGACCATGTCAGTCAATGGATACACAAGAAGGGACTATGTATGA
- the LOC141009733 gene encoding claudin-3-like, with amino-acid sequence MPSVGLEILGVTMAVLGWILAIVSCALPMWRVSAFIGMNIVTAQITWEGIWMHCVVQSTGQMQCKIHDSMLALSGDLQAARALTIISIVVGIVGVLVAVMGAKCTNCVEEESAKARVMIAAGSAIILASLTQLIPVSWCAHTIIMEFYNPVIPEAQKREIGAALGRHLSMSIGLELIGISLCILGWIIAIVACALPMWRVTAFIGSNIVTAQIIWEGLWMTCVVQSTGQMQCKVYDSMLALSQDLQAARALTVISILLAILAVLIAIAGAKCTNCIDDEASKAKVMIISGVFFIVSGVMQLIPVSWSANTIIRDFYNPLLTDAQRRELGAALYIGWAAAALLVLGGGLLCCSCPPRETRYNPSRMAYSAPRSTGGPGLERKDYV; translated from the exons ATGCCTTCAGTGGGACTGGAGATACTTGGAGTGACTATGGCTGTCCTGGGATGGATCCTAGCCATTGTATCCTGCGCCTTACCCATGTGGAGAGTGTCAGCTTTCATTGGGATGAACATTGTCACAGCTCAGATCACCTGGGAAGGCATCTGGATGCACTGCGTGGTCCAAAGCACAGGTCAGATGCAGTGTAAAATCCACGACTCCATGTTGGCTCTAAGCGGGGATCTCCAGGCCGCCCGTGCTCTCACTATCATCTCTATCGTGGTGGGTATTGTGGGAGTTTTGGTGGCCGTAATGGGGGCAAAATGTACTAACTGTGTGGAAGAAGAGTCAGCCAAAGCCCGGGTGATGATAGCTGCCGGGTCGGCCATCATCCTGGCTTCTCTGACCCAGCTGATCCCTGTGTCCTGGTGCGCACATACTATCATCATGGAGTTCTACAATCCAGTCATACCTGAGGCACAGAAGAGGGAGATAGGTGCAGCTCT AGGAAGACATCTCAGTATGTCTATAGGGCTGGAGTTGATAGGCATCTCCCTTTGCATTTTGGGATGGATTATTGCCATTGTGGCATGCGCCCTCCCTATGTGGAGGGTGACGGCTTTCATCGGCAGCAACATCGTGACTGCTCAGATCATCTGGGAGGGCCTGTGGATGACTTGCGTGGTCCAGAGCACGGGTCAGATGCAGTGTAAGGTCTACGACTCCATGCTCGCCCTCTCCCAAGACCTCCAAGCGGCCCGCGCTCTCACCGTCATCTCCATCCTGTTGGCCATCCTGGCTGTGCTCATTGCCATCGCAGGGGCCAAGTGCACCAACTGCATTGATGATGAAGCATCCAAGGCCAAGGTGATGATCATCTCTGGAGTCTTCTTCATTGTTTCCGGTGTCATGCAGCTCATTCCTGTCTCCTGGTCGGCCAACACCATCATCAGGGATTTCTACAACCCTTTACTCACTGATGCTCAGCGAAGAGAGCTGGGGGCTGCGCTTTACATTGGCTGGGCGGCTGCTGCCCTCCTGGTTCTCGGTGgtggactgctctgctgctcctgtccgCCACGTGAGACCAGATACAACCCTTCACGAATGGCTTACTCTGCCCCAAGGTCCACAGGAGGACCAGGGTTAGAAAGGAAAGACTATGTATGA
- the gipr gene encoding gastric inhibitory polypeptide receptor, producing the protein MKASHIFLIIFLAYRTLCVSGRTVKDTMEKWNRYRTECLLQISTELKPKGVFCSRMFDMYACWSDGKPNSTVKVPCPWYLPWYNQVRNGFVLRECGPDGQWTASTSSSTWRDHSQCNFDNSQQEAQERQMMILAYFRVMYTVGYCISLASLSLALIILLFFRRLRCTRNYIHTNLFASFILRAVSILTRDALLSGDIPELRDVSDVLSDQAVTGCHVAQVLMHYCVGANYYWLLVEGLYLHNLLVMVVFSDSRYFSGYLIIGWGTPVLFVVPWIIVRYLFENTRCWEINVNMVHWWIIRTPILLVILVNFFIFIRIIHILVSKLKSHQMRYTDYKIRLAKSTLTLIPLLGIHEVVFAVLAEEHMEGVLRYIILFFQLFFNSFQGLLVAILYCFVNTEVQAEIKKKWQRWKLGMTDLDDLRNTGSHTPKVESVDSVPPYSQCHPPNAERPAASPSHPTPLLLPLTLSANFLTPSPTRTSWEPNI; encoded by the exons ATGAAGGCCTCTCACATAttcctcatcatcttcctcGCCTACAGGACTCTG TGTGTGTCAGGTAGGACTGTGAAGGACACGATGGAGAAATGGAACCGCTACAGGACTGAATGTCTGCTCCAGATAAGCACAGAACTCAAACCCAAAG gagTGTTTTGTAGTCGTATGTTTGACATGTACGCCTGCTGGTCAGATGGAAAACCAAACTCTACAGTCAAGGTGCCCTGCCCCTGGTACCTGCCCTGGTACAATCAAG tgcGTAATGGCTTTGTGTTGCGGGAGTGTGGACCTGATGGTCAGTGGACCGCCAGCACCTCCAGCAGCACCTGGAGGGACCATTCTCAGTGTAACTTTGACAACAGCCAACAGGAAgctcag GAGAGGCAGATGATGATCTTAGCCTACTTCAGAGTCATGTACACAGTAGGTTACTGCATCAGTCTGGCTAGTCTGTCTCTGGCTCTGATTATTCTGCTGTTCTTCAG GAGGCTGCGCTGCACCAGAAACTACATCCACACCAACTTGTTTGCATCGTTCATTCTGCGAGCTGTTTCCATCCTGACCAGAGATGCTCTGCTGAGTGGAGACATTCCTGAGCTCAGGGACGTCTCAGATGTACTCAGTGATCAG GCAGTGACAGGCTGCCACGTGGCTCAGGTGCTGATGCATTACTGTGTAGGAGCCAACTACTACTGGCTGCTGGTGGAAGGTTTGTACCTGCACAACCTGTTGGTGATGGTGGTCTTCTCTGACAGCCGCTACTTCTCTGGATACCTAATCATAGGCTggg GCACTCCAGTGTTATTTGTGGTTCCTTGGATTATTGTACGTTACCTGTTTGAAAACACAAG ATGTTGGGAAATTAATGTGAACATGGTACACTGGTGGATAATTCGCACTCCCATTCTGCTCGTCATTCTG GTGAACTTCTTCATCTTTATACGCATCATTCATATTCTGGTGTCCAAACTGAAATCCCATCAGATGAGATACACAGACTACAAAATCAG ACTGGCCAAATCCACATTGACCCTGATCCCTCTGCTGGGGATCCATGAAGTGGTCTTTGCAGTGTTGGCAGAGGAGCACATGGAGGGCGTCCTCCGCTACATCATTCTCTTTTTCCAACTCTTCTTCAACTCTTTCCAG GGTTTACTTGTAGCCATCCTCTACTGTTTTGTCAACACCGAG GTGCAGGCAGAGATAAAGAAGAAATGGCAGAGGTGGAAACTGGGGATGACTGACCTGGATGACCTGAGAAACACTGGCAGCCACACGCCGAAGGTTGAGTCT GTTGATAGTGTGCCACCATACAGCCAGTGCCACCCGCCCAATGCCGAGAGACCAGCTGCCTCTCCATCCCACCCcactcctcttctcctccctctaaCCCTAAGCGCCAACTTCCTCACCCCTTCACCCACCAGGACCAGCTGGGAGCCAAACATCTGA
- the LOC141013691 gene encoding THAP domain-containing protein 5-like, translating into MPKYCSVPNCRNDSGSGSDRKSFYKFPLQDTARLHQWLRNIGRENWTPSRHQYICHEHFSPSCFKVRWGIRYLENDAVPTVFLEAEKRKATDHCEKKAKRLRADSNESITVSDDRTEAVDAAEMESMLHTVHLYEITVDPAQQGDASLLESIDVGESDRSLQTDMNPLASVDAFKTVANFPLTLFQTVTDLSNSGENTEVVLMSECPAGEGQDELVNGIILTQGHGLVLNESTLGCTDEAVASLCVEDLTCTTEELSDVHEGHETQVIAYFETIPSVFPSETANHITFTPDTVLSSALSSKPITSTLPIVSKHVPPSPTSLVLTVERLDTDEGEGDDGQSEDDGVEPLDHQLEEHCYHRNSLSKEQLEAIVSELQKKVKVLQQRHRRHLEKLLGLENTVSQLRQSNLLNEERLQLLERAYIQTSAAVSDAGETVAIIYEEDDAAYLYTPLNNADEKL; encoded by the exons ATGCCAAAGTACTGTTCGGTCCCGAACTGCAGGAATGACTCCGGGAGCGGCAGCGACAGGAAAAGCTTCTACAA GTTCCCTCTGCAGGACACGGCCCGGCTGCATCAGTGGCTGAGGAACATTGGACGTGAGAACTGGACTCCCTCTCGACACCAGTATATCTGCCACGAACATTTTTCACCTTCGTGTTTCAAGGTGCGATGGGGTATCCGTTACCTGGAGAATGATGCTGTGCCCACAGTCTTCCTGGAggccgag AAACGGAAAGCTACTGATCACTGTGAGAAGAAGGCAAAACGGCTTCGAGCTGACAGCAATGAAAGCATAACGGTGTCGGATGACAGGACGGAGGCTGTTGACGCTGCAGAGATGGAGAGTATGTTGCACACAGTACACCTGTATGAGATCACTGTGGACCCAGCGCAGCAGGGAGATGCCAGCCTGCTGGAGTCAATTGATGTTGGAGAATCTGACCGTTCTCTCCAAACAGACATGAACCCGCTGGCATCGGTGGACGCATTCAAAACAGTGGCAAATTTCCCTTTGACTTTATTCCAGACAGTAACTGATCTAAGTAACAGTGGAGAGAACACAGAGGTGGTGCTGATGTCTGAATGCCCTGCTGGTGAAGGGCAAGATGAGCTGGTGAATGGAATCATTTTAACTCAGGGCCACGGGCTGGTCCTGAATGAATCCACACTCGGCTGTACAGACGAGGCTGTggcctctctctgtgttgaaGATTTGACTTGTACCACCGAGGAGCTCTCAGACGTCCACGAAGGCCATGAAACTCAAGTCATTGCATACTTCGAGACAATACCAAGCGTGTTCCCCAGTGAAACCGCCAATCACATCACCTTCACTCCGGATACCGTGCTGTCATCCGCTCTGAGCTCCAAACCCATCACATCCACTCTGCCCATAGTGTCCAAACATGTACCACCTTCCCCCACGTCCCTGGTCCTCACTGTGGAAAGACTGGACACAGAcgagggagagggagacgaTGGCCAGTCAGAGGATGACGGTGTAGAACCACTGGATCACCAGCTGGAGGAGCACTG CTACCATAGGAACAGTTTGAGTAAGGAGCAGCTGGAGGCCATTGTGTCTGAGCTGCAGAAGAAGGTCAAAGTGCTGCAGCAGCGACACCGCCGACACCTGGAGAAACTTCTGGGACTGGAGAACACAGTCAGCCAGCTGAGACAAAGTAACCTGCTGAATGAAGAGCGACTGCAGCTGCTTGAGAGG GCTTACATACAGACCAGTGCAGCAGTGTCGGATGCTGGTGAGACTGTGGCTATCATCTATGAAGAGGATGATGCTGCATACTTGTACACACCACTGAACAACGCAGATGAGAAGCTGTGA